A genomic stretch from Apis cerana isolate GH-2021 linkage group LG9, AcerK_1.0, whole genome shotgun sequence includes:
- the LOC108001480 gene encoding uncharacterized protein LOC108001480 isoform X3 produces MSTEDGIDNPAFASDDCATESRLNDEQQQATLDHKSEGGPVENGHQRAQFVSQQYVEPGKTSPDPHHQRTETKIELPDANDKTVVEPKMNGVHGNGNNNDASFLNNSATSVQINDTGKKEQIEAVNLELVSMRPYAGNNLQTKGQEACEVPADPYEEYFVPVNEHRKYISRGPEAEVETTVAGVRFDLGPGVGREGLSLRDPAAGLVDYSHWLTALRGEKLYVTKDKRSRSSYWRRMACWGCCLAVVLIAVIIAILAATGVILTQETSEPLENLQHNSRQFGDVRTAESQEYMKNPPPSPPPATSTFPSWPTTDETLYDTVPSALDGVLKLDEFQWDNDLSDPKSRVYRQVSTEIEEYLKNMLRQPMNNETIVKVYDINRDGEVKFRISYPPRSIPEETQQMIEKTLQKSGNMIGHYHLNSLKVTKLVDECQSGSFGCSEGCNYDYSKGLFVCFCRAGKMLASDGKNCVDENDLSNVEMDDEVPETNTEVVHDYVQGRSRGPGSVFEPRRPDNWDHLDFSTETTHNGHTPQNNEHEFHVYPHSSVEPEPTQMATTEENRVFNDESDSIHWMHDHSNHDHSMHDYSTYEHSEHDHSTYDYSSLSTAEQKPEMESNSESFAEPEPAAEPEPSAEPEPSAEPEPSAEPEPSAELEPSAEPEPSAEPEPSAEPEPSAEPEPSAEPEPSAEPEPSAEPEPSAEPEPSAEPEPSAEPEPSAEPEPSAEPEPSAEPEPSAKPEPSAEPEPSAESEPSAEPEPSAESEPSAEPESSAEPEPSAEPEPSAEPEPSAESKPPAESEPSAEPEPSTKPKSPNELEFDPESSTKMINTELVSSMEPQSTESNKPEPTRESQPSTEIEPSAEPESITEANPASELSTKLTATEHPKLPLQSDFTVRPETSREEDSSTEHELSSTLSSIEPKLPNDEKSRENMPSIIEHSTEMQNTIVPKDSTEKTSIDKTESSTESAILNKESTESINESASSTESPMIEKETANTLIPNVPTSMESESTTPMMLSETTLPNNEMASNDESLPVIPLISDIEKTMTSNHSFSDDHSESSVTIVDTTIMENNEEKVTTSRPIEMNKNEQITETTNMLQDETTMYTTMSINNDETMNSSESSSSTSSSDSQSLVPEIESTTNSEITSHNTVIDTKSESTTESNPVAETNNTEMNNEESKSQNTLASSNESTMETESPSREMNETNVIEHMPTTVFPKLPKNFGHNVEPLIEPLINDTEEHIMLISKTEHTTEVHDPHAIIPQLIPEQSVQSSSNGSSTNIPNQDSSRSKIPSSTEVVETTLHRSTVRPDENAVSLSDSIRYEENLDHSTNHPLHPAMFPENTVEHATEKFDSAYDKHADDMSPFLPDVQKEKEVKKAPRLDKDEQDVPNPFEDHVEDVITDKPLVETSLSTERNTNETELKDSLNDVHDIVRDNAKSDERIGNEVSRGFKSDGLDAVESNDTESGIQNGLLLTYDADKSAKNKEHVSIENESGTASEEDEEALKVVPLEEQFKEIETTVKYDSNKDKSEITEAGPVIAEEENEKSKDNVTIQASSEKPEENAVEDQYNDINDDNLSKGYQQDDIEVSKRIKDGSNELMNGDGKSFSADESRGVNDTTNVTTMNDTEDALATIGNIPDKHPEDAKLTTQIPVLPLEIQQEMSTTEKVESTTVTEENPRRDNGTEHQNEDGTTVQVPTTHVMSMETKTTAQVPILPEELQTTENDALLTTSTMRSDIETKTGNLENVSSERKEMLAIETNDNGTRIINSGQQMNSQNDTVDDSMASAVENMGNKSNDNALQGNVSMLDNTSEENSSAPTTISIEENTKENMTESSTLEPSSSTSNNNETTTESQKMSETSTTTENVKPVIEILEDDTVPVRFDYRHFIVTTPKANLNMGDLTEEDLKVIPLEKSLDVKKKSTDKKVIDKYKYKKEKELNLEENEGENVLTDIPELSSTETPQTVGEIKEEAISVTTGKEENSVPKLKIIETTSGSNQTEVRTSVANENLGGKTSITVPDAAKKYPSFIPVSEKIIEPEFVTEPFIPLRNLHQFHRSDVATEHPSITNESSNEGHTTMDPMTALDNEKINETDSSVFPTNQSPIPSSTTVNTIPVSSMQTKLTPETVTVEATSHIDVSFLNLPSSAVFSKCAAGQFQCVNGTSRDGAYCVKLSAKCDSENDCSDGSDELNCEGCPGNFKCASGQCLKRDLVCNKIVDCDDGSDEKNCEEWKCQFDEFRCPSGRCIPGIWQCDGRPDCEDHRDEYNCAESCGNDEYLCPTEKWCIPLTWHCNGIDECENGEDENLCDCGLEQFKCQTGGCVPENQVCDGIEHCPDHSDEWGCLMANVTVEKKLTDGQKEDNAESIGSQESSSPLLKVRQYNGEYRLVCSDGWSEEFSTSYCQSLGFAGSESTEFQTRDKTQKIFRLKANPNHHAPLVTNLEQVEFCVSDKVVQVTCQEFSCGSDYGEGPTARLVGGTPASEGQWSSVALLKEPKLGAACTASILGPMHVLASYSCIHRYKQSNGWQLFTGENLLKAHPVRNIIPYPQVKYNQFLYNNDIALVELENPLTFSRNVSAICLPKHPIQQFQPRQICVMAGWGFSVNGEVDLQKYLNFLPLPTYDIEECNATTHYAGFITKDNICAGFTDTNKGPCYNDEGAPLMCESGGGSVRWEIQGLLSHHSRCSRGHPAIYSSVEPALSWLRNSVPALQTQS; encoded by the exons CAGGGGTCCCGAGGCCGAGGTTGAAACAACCGTGGCTGGAGTGCGTTTTGATTTGGGCCCCGGCGTCGGCCGCGAGGGACTCAGCCTGAGAGACCCTGCCGCCGGACTGGTCGACTATTCCCACTGGCTGACAGCCCTCAG GGGCGAGAAACTTTACGTAACGAAGGATAAGAGATCGAGGAGCTCGTATTGGAGAAGAATGGCCTGTTGGGGATGTTGCTTGGCGGTCGTACTGATAGCTGTCATCATTGCCATTTTGGCGGCGA CTGGAGTAATCTTGACGCAAGAGACTTCCGAGCCTCTGGAGAATCTTCAGCACAATTCGCGGCAATTTGGCGACGTGCGAACAGCCGAAAGTCAAGAATACATGAAGAATCCTCCACCGAGTCCACCGCCCGCGACTTCGACGTTCCCATCCTGGCCTACGACTGACGAAACTCTTTACGACACGGTCCCAAGCGCCTTGGACggtgtattaaaattagacgAGTTCCAATGGGACAACGATCTGAGCGATCCGAAATCGAGAGTGTACAGACAAGTGAGCACGGAGATAGAAGAATACTTGAAGAACATGTTGAGGCAGCCaatgaataatgaaacgaTCGTCAAAGTGTATGACATAAACAGGGACGGCGAAGTGAAGTTTAGGATAAGCTATCCACCGCGTTCCATCCCCGAAGAAACGCAACAGATGATCGAGAAAACGTTGCAGAAAAGTGGCAATATGATTGGACACTATCATTTGAACAGTTTAAAGGTGACCAAGTTGGTCGACGAATGTCAGAGTGGAAGCTTTGGATGTTCAGAAGGGTGCAATTACGATTACTCGAAGGGTCTGTTCGTTTGTTTCTGTAGAGCTGGAAAGATGTTAGCCAGTGATGGAAAGAATTGCGTTGATGAGAATGACTTGAGCAACGTGGAAATGGACGACGAAGTGCCGGAGACCAATACGGAAGTGGTGCACGATTACGTGCAGGGAAGAAGCAGAGGGCCTGGATCAGTGTTTGAACCGAGAAGACCCGATAATTGGGATCATTTGGACTTCAGCACGGAAACAACGCACAATGGACACACACCACAAAATAACGAACACGAGTTTCACGTATATCCACATTCTTCAGTGGAACCGGAACCTACGCAGATGGCCACGACGGAAGAGAATCGTGTGTTCAATGACGAATCTGATTCGATACATTGGATGCACGATCATTCGAATCATGATCATTCGATGCATGATTATTCGACGTATGAACATTCGGAACATGATCATTCGACGTATGATTATTCAAGCCTTTCGACTGCTGAACAGAAACCTGAAATGGAATCCAATTCTGAATCTTTTGCTGAACCTGAACCGGCTGCTGAACCTGAGCCATCCGCTGAACCTGAACCATCCGCTGAACCTGAGCCATCCGCTGAACCTGAGCCATCCGCTGAACTTGAGCCATCCGCTGAACCTGAGCCATCCGCTGAACCTGAACCATCCGCTGAACCTGAGCCATCCGCTGAACCTGAGCCATCCGCTGAACCTGAGCCATCCGCTGAACCTGAGCCATCGGCTGAACCTGAGCCATCCGCTGAGCCTGAGCCATCCGCTGAGCCTGAGCCATCAGCTGAGCCTGAGCCATCCGCTGAGCCTGAGCCATCCGCTGAGCCTGAGCCATCCGCTGAGCCTGAGCCATCCGCTAAGCCTGAGCCATCCGCTGAGCCTGAGCCATCCGCTGAGTCTGAACCTTCTGCTGAGCCTGAACCTTCTGCTGAGTCTGAGCCATCCGCTGAACCTGAATCTTCTGCTGAACCTGAACCGTCTGCTGAGCCTGAACCGTCTGCTGAGC CAGAACCATCTGCTGAATCAAAACCGCCTGCTGAGTCAGAACCGTCTGCTGAACCTGAACCGTCTACTAAACCAAAGTCTCCTAATGAATTAGAGTTTGATCCAGAATCTTCcacaaaaatgattaataccGAACTAGTCAGTTCCATGGAACCACAATCTACTGAATCTAATAAACCTGAACCTACTAGAGAATCACAACCGTCTACCGAAATAGAACCTTCTGCTGAACCTGAATCGATTACTGAAGCAAATCCTGCTAGTGAATTATCAACAAAATTAACTGCAACCGAACATCCAAAACTACCTCTTCAATCAGATTTCACTGTTAGGCCTGAAACATCCAGAGAAGAAGATTCTTCTACCGAACATGAATTATCATCAACCTTATCGTCCATTGAACCAAAATTACCCAATGATGAAAAATCTCGTGAAAATATGCCTTCTATTATTGAGCATTCTACCGAAATGCAAAACACTATAGTGCCAAAAGATTCTACCGAGAAAACATCTATTGATAAAACTGAATCTTCTACCGAATCTGCAATTCTGAATAAGGAATCTACTGAATCAATTAACGAATCAGCCTCTTCCACAGAATCACCTATGATAGAGAAAGAAACAGCAAATACACTTATACCTAATGTTCCTACAAGCATGGAGTCAGAATCTACAACACCAATGATGCTTAGTGAAACTACATTACCAAATAATGAAATGGCAAGCAATGATGAATCATTACCAGTGATACCTCTGATCTCTGATATCGAAAAGACTATGACGTCGAATCATTCGTTTTCTGATGATCATTCGGAATCAAGTGTCACAATTGTAGACACAACGATAATGGAAAACAATGAAGAAAAGGTAACAACTTCAAGGCctatagaaatgaataaaaacgaGCAAATCACTGAAACAACCAACATGCTACAAGATGAAACAACTATGTACACCACGATGAGCATAAACAATGACGAAACGATGAACTCTTCAGAATCTAGTTCTTCCACTTCATCCAGTGATTCTCAATCTTTAGTTCCTGAAATAGAATCCACCACTAATTCTGAGATAACATCCCATAACACAGTGATAGATACTAAATCGGAAAGCACAACTGAATCAAATCCTGTTGCAGAAACTAACAACACAGAAATGAATAACGAAGAGTCTAAATCTCAGAATACATTAGCATCGTCAAATGAATCCACTATGGAAACTGAATCACCTTCTCGTGAAATGAATGAGACCAACGTTATTGAGCACATGCCAACCACCGTCTTCCCCAAATTGCCAAAGAATTTCGGCCATAACGTAGAACCTCTGATAGAACCATTGATAAACGACACGGAAGAACATATTATGCTGATATCAAAAACAGAACACACCACGGAAGTTCACGATCCTCATGCAATTATTCCACAATTGATTCCCGAACAAAGCGTCCAATCCTCTTCGAATGGATCATCGACAAATATCCCTAACCAAGATTCGTCAAGAAGTAAAATTCCATCCTCCACAGAAGTTGTTGAGACGACTCTGCATCGATCCACTGTACGTCCAGACGAGAACGCGGTTTCTTTAAGCGACTCTATTCGCTATGAGGAGAATTTGGACCATTCGACCAATCATCCCCTGCATCCAGCAATGTTCCCTGAGAACACGGTCGAACACGCCACAGAAAAATTTGACTCGGCTTATGACAAGCACGCGGACGATATGTCCCCCTTTTTACCGGATGtccaaaaggaaaaagaagtgaAGAAGGCGCCTAGATTGGACAAGGACGAGCAAGATGTACCCAATCCTTTCGAAGATCACGTTGAAGATGTGATCACCGACAAACCTTTGGTGGAAACGTCTCTTTCTACGGAACGAAACACGAATGAAACCGAATTAAAGGATTCTCTGAACGACGTTCACGACATTGTACGCGATAATGCAAAGTCTGATGAGCGGATCGGGAACGAAGTCAGTCGTGGATTCAAAAGTGACGGGTTGGACGCCGTTGAAAGTAACGATACGGAATCCGGGATTCAAAATGGACTATTGCTCACTTATGATGCTGACAAGTCAGCCAAGAATAAGGAGCACGTTTCGATTGAGAACGAGAGTGGAACAGCTTCTGAGGAAGATGAAGAAGCGTTGAAAGTGGTGCCATTAGAGGAACAGTTCAAGGAGATTGAAACTACTGTGAAATACGATTCGAATAAAGATAAATCAGAAATTACAGAAGCTGGGCCAGTTATTGCGGAAGAAGAGAACGAGAAATCGAAAGATAACGTTACAATTCAAGCATCTTCGGAAAAGCCAGAAGAGAATGCTGTGGAGGATCAGTATAACGACATTAACGATGACAATTTGAGCAAAGGATATCAGCAGGACGACATAGAAGTATCCAAGAGAATTAAGGATGGATCTAATGAGTTAATGAATGGCGATGGAAAATCGTTTAGCGCGGATGAATCTCGTGGAGTAAATGATACAACGAACGTAACGACGATGAATGACACCGAAGACGCGTTGGCTACGATTGGAAATATTCCTGATAAGCATCCAGAGGATGCCAAGTTGACCACTCAGATACCCGTGCTACCGTTGGAAATACAGCAAGAGATGTCAACGACTGAGAAAGTGGAGAGCACCACTGTAACCGAGGAGAATCCTCGAAGGGACAACGGCACGGAACATCAAAACGAGGATGGAACGACAGTTCAGGTACCAACTACTCACGTGATGTCGATGGAGACAAAAACTACTGCCCAGGTACCAATATTGCCAGAAGAATTGCAGACTACTGAAAACGATGCGTTGCTAACCACCTCCACCATGAGATCAgatatcgaaacgaaaactGGCAACTTGGAGAACGTGTCTTCTGAACGAAAGGAAATGCTTGCTATTGAAACGAATGATAATGGaactcgaataattaattcaggACAACAAATGAATAGTCAGAACGATACTGTTGATGATTCGATGGCCAGTGCGGTGGAAAATATGGGCAATAAAAGTAATGATAACGCGTTACAGGGAAATGTTTCAATGTTGGATAACACAAGTGAGGAAAATTCGAGTGCGCCAACGACAATAAGTATCGAGGAAAATACGAAGGAGAATATGACAGAAAGTTCAACGCTCGAACCTTCTTCTTCGACGTCCAACAACAATGAAACTACGACAGAATCGCAGAAAATGTCTGAGACTTCCACTACTACGGAGAATGTTAAACctgtaattgaaatattagaagATGACACTGTACCAGTAAGATTCGACTATAGGCATTTTATTGTGACCACGCCCAAGGCTAACTTAAATATGGGGGATCTAACGGAGGAAGATTTAAAAGTGATCCCATTAGAAAAGAGTTTAGATGTAAAGAAGAAATCAACCGACAAAAAGGTTATTGATAAGTACAAgtacaagaaagaaaaagaattgaatttggAGGAGAACGAGGGTGAGAACGTGTTAACGGATATACCAGAACTATCATCTACAGAAACGCCACAAACGGTGGGGGAGATCAAAGAGGAGGCAATCAGTGTTACCACTGGCAAAGAAGAAAACTCTGTaccaaaattgaaaatcattgaGACGACCAGTGGATCAAATCAAACGGAAGTTCGAACCTCTGTAGCCAATGAAAATCTCGGTGGTAAAACCAGCATAACAGTGCCAGACGCAGCAAAGAAGTATCCCAGTTTCATACCCGTTTCAGAGAAGATCATAGAGCCAGAATTTGTTACAGAACCTTTCATACCTCTTCGAAATTTGCATCAATTCCATCGATCAGACGTTGCAACGGAACATCCATCGATAACAAACGAATCGTCTAACGAAGGCCATACGACCATGGATCCAATGACAGCATTAGACAAcgaaaagataaatgaaacaGATTCCTCGGTGTTTCCTACAAACCAATCACCCATTCCTTCGAGCACAACTGTGAATACAATACCCGTTTCATCGATGCAAACCAAATTAACTCCGGAAACTGTAACCGTGGAAGCAACCAGCCACATAGACGTTTCGTTCCTGAATCTACCTTCGAGCGCCGTGTTTTCCAAGTGTGCGGCTGGACAATTTCAATGCGTGAATGGAACATCCAGGGATGGCGCGTATTGCGTGAAACTGTCTGCCAAATGCGACTCTGAGAACGATTGCTCGGACGGATCGGACGAGTTGAACTGTGAAGGTTGTCCAGGAAATTTCAAATGTGCTAGTGGGCAATGCCTGAAACGAGACCTGGTGTGCAATAAAATCGTCGACTGCGATGATGGGAGCGACGAGAAGAACTGCGAGGAATGGAAGTGTCAATTCGACGAATTCAGGTGTCCCAGTG gaaGATGCATCCCTGGCATCTGGCAATGCGACGGCCGACCAGATTGCGAGGATCATCGAGACGAGTACAACTGTGCCGAAAGTTGTGGAAACGACGAATACCTCTGCCCAACCGAGAAATGGTGTATACCATTGACGTGGCATTGCAATGGAATCGACGAATGTGAGAACGGAGAGGACGAAAATTTATGCGATTGCGGCCTCGAGCAATTCAAGTGTCAAACAGGGGGATGCGTGCCTGAAAATCAAGTATGCGATGGAATAGAACACTGCCCCGATCATTCTGACGAGTGGGGCTGTTTGATGGCGAACGTGACtgtagagaaaaaattaacggaTGGACAGAAAGAGGATAACGCCGAGAGCATTGGTTCTCAAGAATCGAGTAGTCCTTTGCTGAAAGTAAG aCAATACAACGGCGAATACCGTCTCGTTTGTTCCGATGGATGGAGCGAGGAATTCAGTACCTCTTACTGCCAATCTCTAGGATTCGCCGGTTCCGAGAGCACAGAGTTCCAAACGAGGGACAAAACTCAGAAGATTTTCAGATTAAAGGCGAATCCCAATCACCATGCGCCATTGGTCACGAATTTGGAACAAGTCGAGTTCTGCGTCTCTGACAAAGTCGTGCAAGTCACTTGTCAAGAATTTTCTTGCGGATCCGATTATGGAGAAGGACCAACAGCGAGATTGGTTGGTGGAACTCCGGCCAGTGAAGGACAATGGTCCAGCGTGGCTCTGTTGAAAGAACCTAAACTCGGTGCTGCTTGCACGGCCAGCATATTGGGTCCTATGCACGTGCTTGCCAGTTATTCCTGCATCCACAG atataagcAGAGCAATGGATGGCAGCTTTTCACCGGCGAAAATCTGCTTAAAGCACATCCTGTAAGGAATATCATTCCTTATCCTCAAGTGAAGTACAATCAATTCTTGTATAACAATGATATCGCATTGGTGGAATTAGAGAATCCTTTAACTTTCTCGAGGAATGTCAGCGCCATTTGTCTTCCAAAACATCCTATACAG CAATTCCAGCCGAGACAAATATGCGTGATGGCTGGATGGGGATTTTCTGTGAACGGTGAGGTCGATTTGCAAAAGTATCTCAACTTCCTGCCATTGCCAACGTACGATATTGAAGAATGCAATGCGACCACTCACTATGCAGGATTCATTACGAAGGACAACATATGCGCTGGATTCACTGATACGAATAAGGGACCTTGCTAC AACGACGAAGGAGCACCCCTAATGTGTGAATCTGGAGGAGGATCGGTCAGATGGGAAATTCAGGGACTATTAAGTCATCACAGCAGATGTTCGAGAGGTCATCCGGCAATTTATTCGAGCGTGGAACCTGCGTTATCTTGGTTACGAAATTCCGTACCTGCTTTGCAAACGCAAAGCTAA